The sequence below is a genomic window from Draconibacterium halophilum.
GGAAAGCCAGTCCACTGATTAATATTCACGATCTGATTGTTTCTCCCGATTTCCGCCAGCAGGGAGTTGGCCTGTTTCTGCTAAAGGGCATTGAAAAATATACCGAAGAAAATGGTTACTGCCGGATAAACCTCGAGGTGCGCCACGATAATATTAAAGCTCAAAACCTTTATAAAAAAGCCGGTTTTACCGAATGCGAACCTAATAATTTCTTTTGGGAAAACAGGATATAAGGAAATGTCTTACGAAAGATACAGGTCAACTTATGGAAGACGAAGGCTATCTTCGGCCAGCGAATGATTCTCTGCCGTAAGATTGTAACGATGTAAAAAGGGCCATCCGTTGCCGAATGACCCCTTGTTGAATTTATTTGTTGCTTTTTATTTCCATCCGCCACCAAGTGTGCGATACAACGAAACCACAGCATTCAGTTGCTGCACCTGGTCGTTAACATCGCTCAGTTGTGCATTCAACAAACTTTGCTGGGCATTTAAAAC
It includes:
- a CDS encoding GNAT family N-acetyltransferase produces the protein MEKKLIQVDLQNPVHCEQVLHLLNDYMEDEMGINEPMPEGLGPKIIEGLRRHSAYMGFFVCIGDRFAGLANCNLNFSTWKASPLINIHDLIVSPDFRQQGVGLFLLKGIEKYTEENGYCRINLEVRHDNIKAQNLYKKAGFTECEPNNFFWENRI